GCGTTGCGCCATTTGATATCGACGAAGTCTTTAGTAAATAAAGTCTTCCCCTGTTGGATGATATTTAAAGGAGGGATACAATAATCCATCAGCCAGCGGAACCATTTTTCCACTTACGACGGGGATGACAGTATTGTTCGAGTTGATCGGTCCTCTAACGACACTGCTGACATTGGCCAAGGCGGGAGAAATTCCCTCCGGATAAACAAGAACAGCCCTGTCCCTTGAATGCATATTCTCTCCATCAGGATCAGATCAAATGGCAACTAAATCTGCATCCTTGCTCGCGAGTATCTCTTTAATTACATTTTTTAGCTCGCTTAAGTCCGCTGACTTCACAACGTAGGCATCGGAAACCCACACGCGAAAATCATCTTTATATCCCCCAAAAATGGAATTGTAACTTTAGGACTCCCGAAACCCTGTTTTATTTTTTGTAATAACTTCGGTACCACTCCACAAAGTTTTTAACCCCCATCTCTACATTGAATTTCGGTTTGTAGTCGAAATCTTTTATAAGGCCAGAAACATCGGCATGGGATTTGTGAAAATCACCGGGTTGAAAGGGCATGAGATTTAATTCAGCCTTCATCCCCAGATTCTTTTCGATTTCCTTAATAAAGTCCATCAATTGGACCGGCGAATTGGAGCCGATATTATACAAGCTATATGGAGCGGGCGACGACGCCGGCCCAGGCTTGGTTCCGTCCCAATTAGGATCGGGTTCGGCAACTTTCATGACCACGCGCACCACGCCTTCGACAATGTCATCGACATAGGTGAAGTCCCGCACCATGTCGCCACGGTTGAATACGTCGATGGGTTTGCCTTCCAGAATATTTTTGGTAAAAATGAATAACGCCATGTCGGGGCGACCCCACGGGCCATATACCGTGAAGAACCGTAACCCCGTCACTGGCAATTGAAAGAGATGGGCGTAAGAATGGGCCATCAATTCATTGTCTTTTTTGGTGGCGCCATAAAGAGAGACGGGGTGGTTGACGCAATCGTCGACCGAAAACGGATACTTCGTGTTCAACCCATAAACGGAGCTGGTGGAGGCATACACCAAGTGCTCCACCTTATTGTGACGGCATCCTTCCAGAATATT
The Nitrospinota bacterium DNA segment above includes these coding regions:
- a CDS encoding NAD-dependent epimerase, whose translation is MKILVTGAAGFIGYHTSKRLLEEGHEIIGLDNVNDYYSVELKNSRLDLLNKFEKFKLYRDDLADNQAVASLFKKEQPQRVIHLGAQAGVRYSLDHPHAYIQSNVIGTLNILEGCRHNKVEHLVYASTSSVYGLNTKYPFSVDDCVNHPVSLYGATKKDNELMAHSYAHLFQLPVTGLRFFTVYGPWGRPDMALFIFTKNILEGKPIDVFNRGDMVRDFTYVDDIVEGVVRVVMKVAEPDPNWDGTKPGPASSPAPYSLYNIGSNSPVQLMDFIKEIEKNLGMKAELNLMPFQPGDFHKSHADVSGLIKDFDYKPKFNVEMGVKNFVEWYRSYYKK